The Salicibibacter halophilus DNA window TAACCAACTCATCAGCCATATCGAAGATTTAGCGAACACGCAAGTGAACAATAAATATATTTTTAATGGCACGGATACATCTAACCCTCCGGTGGATCTTTCGGAAGGGATTTTTCCTGCGGACATAGATGAAGTTAACATTGAATTAATGAACGGGGTCACCGTGCCGATCAATGTAAATACGGATCAAGTGTTTAGTGAAGAAATGTTTACGGATTTCCAAACACTCGAAAACAAACTTATGGACACTGATCTATCAGATGAAACATTTAATGCATTTTTAGCAACCATTGATGGCCATTTAGATGAAGTGTTACGTGTAGAAGCGGAAATAGGTGCAAAGGCAAATCGGGTTGAAATGATTGAAGATCGCCTGGATAATCAAAAAGGCATTGCCACGCGCATAATGTCCGACAATGAAGATGCCGATATCGCCAAGGTCATTACGGAGCTCGTCACCCAAGAAAGTTTACATCAAGCTGCACTGGCGGCAGGAGCACGCATTATCCAGCCAAGTTTGGTTGATTTTTTAAGGTAATGCATATAGTGCCGGCAAACCTCGTTGGTTTGCTTCTTTTTTATTTTAAACATGTTAAAATATACCAAGGCGTTAACGTTTCGAGAAAGGGAGGATGAACTTGAAAATTTCAACGAAGTATTGCGGGGAAATGGAGTCCTCTGGATCAGAGGAGATTGTTTTTCCGAATGGATTGCCGGCTTTTGAAAACGAAACACGTTGGATTTTACAGCCGTATAAAGCGCCGTTTTATGTACTGCAATCCGTCGGTGCCACGGAAGTTGCTTTTCTCGTTTGTGAAATTTTATCTATTTTCCAGGATTATCAAATCGATTTGCCGACGTCCGTAACCGAACCCTTGCAGCTCAAGCGCGCGGAGCAGGTCTCATTGTGGGCCATCCTTACGGTAAAGGAGCCGTTCGAGACGACGACAGCAAATTTGTCAGCTCCCATTGTTTTAAATGTAGATGTGCAAAAAGGCAAGCAATATATCCCGCGAGACAGCGAATACTCCCGCAAATTCCCGCTATTGCAAAGAAAGGAGGCTGCTGTTCTCCATGCTCATTCTAACCCGCAAACGCGATGAGTCGATTCAAATTGGCGACGGAATCGAAGTGAAGATTGTCAGTGTCGAAGGCGACCAAGTGAAATTAGGGATAGACGCCCCGCAACATGTGGACATTCACCGGAAAGAAATCTATGAATGTATCGAAGAAGAAAATAGGGTTGCTGCCATCTCTTCCGGGAAAATCCCTTCACAGTTAACGTTTGATGAATGAGAAATGAGTCTTTTTTATATATGAAACTATGAGTATCGCCTCTTGCTGATCGGTTCAGCCATTGCTAATATATGCTGATAGTAAGGTAATCCAGTTACTTGCGAAAGTCCTGGTTTTTAACAAGCATCTTCATTAAGCAAACGTTTGTTTAATATGTACAATAGCCTCTCGGAATTAGAAGGCGGTGGAGGTGGTTCGGTCAAACGAACAAGGGGTCAATAGTCCCGAAAAAGCCCTAAAAGGCATGGAAATGAAAACCATTTTCAAA harbors:
- the csrA gene encoding carbon storage regulator CsrA; this translates as MLILTRKRDESIQIGDGIEVKIVSVEGDQVKLGIDAPQHVDIHRKEIYECIEEENRVAAISSGKIPSQLTFDE
- the fliW gene encoding flagellar assembly protein FliW; translated protein: MKISTKYCGEMESSGSEEIVFPNGLPAFENETRWILQPYKAPFYVLQSVGATEVAFLVCEILSIFQDYQIDLPTSVTEPLQLKRAEQVSLWAILTVKEPFETTTANLSAPIVLNVDVQKGKQYIPRDSEYSRKFPLLQRKEAAVLHAHSNPQTR
- the flgL gene encoding flagellar hook-associated protein FlgL, giving the protein MRVTQSMISSQSLTNIQKNYGKLANLQEQLSTGKKLNRPSQDPVAATSSMLHRSELRGIEQYERNVAEANTWMESADSSLDTVNQAMQRIREITVQASNDTYDENQRQGMAEEVNQLISHIEDLANTQVNNKYIFNGTDTSNPPVDLSEGIFPADIDEVNIELMNGVTVPINVNTDQVFSEEMFTDFQTLENKLMDTDLSDETFNAFLATIDGHLDEVLRVEAEIGAKANRVEMIEDRLDNQKGIATRIMSDNEDADIAKVITELVTQESLHQAALAAGARIIQPSLVDFLR